A section of the Candidatus Omnitrophota bacterium genome encodes:
- a CDS encoding DUF748 domain-containing protein: MEIKNPLQKFHTFKEMSFLKKVVLIAVLVFLVFTLIAYVFLSFTGRQIAIREIERFTHEKVTVGSFYIVPPMDMEIKNLNIGELGKIDHLSISLSIPYLIFGKIGINRLVIDKPELNLHRDKENINVPVAVANNITASSTVRTKTGERPRRKHRRIILKRVFVKNGKLNFTDNAAGSSGIKIVVKDVNFSLTNLLTSPFSSNTNFDLSGKIPWKEGKAEGKINAEGWIDFYKKDMKAKLKISDIDGVYLYPYYSAWVDLEKARIASANLDFTSNINGKNNNVTAECHLELSNIVRKKKQVEEGQKPENVSLSVLDIFKAMDQGKVVLDFTLRTKMDKPELGFGSIKMAFEEKVAEPKTYRGFRAQDILEFPSRLLEGVFKGSADLSKAAIDGIFAVGNEAKKNFEPKHKRRKLP, from the coding sequence ATGGAAATAAAAAATCCTCTCCAAAAATTCCATACCTTTAAAGAAATGAGTTTTCTTAAAAAAGTTGTTTTGATAGCGGTTTTAGTTTTTTTAGTCTTTACATTAATTGCATATGTATTTTTAAGTTTTACCGGCCGGCAGATTGCGATTAGAGAAATCGAGCGGTTTACTCATGAAAAAGTAACTGTCGGTTCTTTTTATATAGTTCCTCCGATGGATATGGAAATTAAGAACCTGAATATCGGAGAGCTGGGTAAGATAGACCATCTTTCGATTTCATTAAGTATCCCTTATCTTATTTTTGGGAAAATCGGGATAAATAGGCTTGTTATTGATAAGCCGGAATTGAATTTACACAGAGATAAAGAAAATATAAATGTGCCTGTTGCTGTAGCAAATAACATTACAGCATCATCTACCGTAAGAACCAAAACAGGGGAAAGGCCAAGAAGGAAACACCGCCGCATTATATTAAAAAGAGTTTTTGTAAAGAATGGCAAGTTAAACTTTACAGATAACGCAGCAGGTTCCTCTGGTATTAAAATTGTGGTTAAAGATGTTAATTTCAGCCTCACTAATCTTTTGACTTCTCCATTTAGCTCTAATACGAATTTTGATTTAAGCGGAAAGATTCCATGGAAAGAAGGGAAGGCCGAAGGAAAGATCAATGCTGAAGGCTGGATTGATTTTTATAAAAAGGATATGAAGGCAAAATTAAAAATATCCGATATAGATGGGGTTTATCTTTATCCTTATTATTCGGCATGGGTTGACTTGGAGAAGGCGCGTATTGCAAGCGCAAATCTTGATTTTACCAGCAATATAAATGGCAAAAATAATAATGTTACAGCTGAATGCCATTTGGAATTATCAAATATTGTAAGGAAAAAGAAACAGGTTGAAGAAGGGCAAAAGCCCGAGAATGTTTCTTTGTCAGTTTTAGATATTTTTAAAGCAATGGATCAAGGCAAGGTGGTTTTGGATTTTACGTTAAGGACAAAAATGGATAAGCCCGAATTAGGCTTTGGCAGTATAAAGATGGCTTTTGAGGAGAAGGTTGCTGAGCCAAAGACCTACAGAGGATTCAGGGCGCAGGATATTTTAGAATTTCCCAGCAGGCTTCTTGAAGGAGTATTTAAGGGATCGGCTGATCTTTCAAAAGCGGCAATTGATGGAATTTTTGCCGTAGGTAATGAGGCTAAAAAGAATTTTGAACCAAAACATAAAAGAAGGAAGCTTCCTTGA
- a CDS encoding flagellar basal body-associated protein FliL, whose product MIKNNLFRKNIILFLIVIFSLVGITIPAFAESQDVQSYTNDSNPLKNAVILIIRHAEKPAEGFELSPAGEARAKAYAGYFQKYMIDGKIVKLDYLFSTADSKESHRPRLTIEPLSKALGMKIESRFQDDDFAKLAQEIKDYPHGQNLLICWHHGKIPGLLSALGADPTKLLPDGKWPEEVFCWVMQLRFDENGKLFDARRVNEDLMPGDSEQN is encoded by the coding sequence ATGATTAAAAATAATTTATTTCGGAAAAACATAATTTTATTCCTTATTGTTATATTTTCTCTGGTTGGAATAACAATACCGGCATTTGCTGAATCTCAAGACGTGCAATCGTACACAAACGATTCCAATCCGCTCAAGAATGCGGTTATTCTTATTATTCGTCATGCTGAAAAACCAGCTGAAGGTTTTGAATTATCTCCTGCCGGCGAAGCGCGAGCCAAAGCTTACGCAGGATATTTTCAGAAATATATGATTGATGGGAAAATCGTAAAACTCGATTATTTATTTTCCACAGCTGATTCTAAAGAAAGCCATCGTCCACGCTTGACTATAGAGCCGCTTAGCAAGGCACTCGGTATGAAAATCGAAAGCCGCTTTCAGGATGATGATTTCGCCAAACTAGCCCAGGAAATTAAAGATTATCCGCACGGACAGAATCTTTTAATTTGCTGGCACCACGGTAAAATCCCGGGACTTTTGTCCGCCCTTGGGGCTGACCCTACAAAGCTTTTGCCCGATGGTAAATGGCCAGAGGAAGTCTTTTGTTGGGTTATGCAGCTTAGGTTCGATGAAAATGGCAAATTGTTTGACGCTCGGCGTGTCAATGAAGATCTTATGCCCGGAGATTCAGAACAAAATTAA
- a CDS encoding HNH endonuclease, with protein sequence MPNQKCKICGEEFYTKPFHAKKGWGKYCSIKCRSQSQFNGKWVECAYCGKKIYRTPRDYRKSKSKRFFCSVSCHCSWENKNVRCGVNAPNWVAGESAYRDLMHRYKIPLKCKMCGISDKRVLIVHHKDGNRRNNTIDNLERLCCNCHAVIHA encoded by the coding sequence ATGCCAAATCAAAAATGTAAGATTTGTGGTGAGGAATTCTATACAAAACCTTTTCATGCTAAAAAGGGTTGGGGTAAGTATTGCTCTATAAAATGCCGTTCTCAGTCTCAATTCAACGGAAAGTGGGTAGAATGTGCTTATTGTGGAAAGAAAATTTATAGAACCCCACGTGACTATAGAAAGTCAAAAAGCAAAAGATTCTTCTGTTCAGTTAGCTGCCATTGCTCGTGGGAAAATAAGAATGTCCGCTGTGGTGTGAATGCTCCAAATTGGGTTGCTGGAGAAAGCGCGTATCGCGATTTAATGCATAGATATAAAATACCTTTAAAATGTAAAATGTGTGGTATTTCTGATAAAAGAGTCCTTATCGTTCATCATAAAGACGGTAACCGTAGAAATAACACTATTGATAACTTAGAACGGCTTTGTTGTAATTGCCACGCCGTTATTCATGCGTAG
- a CDS encoding non-canonical purine NTP pyrophosphatase: MFNNPKKKKTFGELGLVVKHKISHRFRALEKAKKIIQKYIEKQAVS; encoded by the coding sequence TTGTTTAATAACCCAAAAAAAAAGAAAACTTTTGGAGAATTGGGGTTAGTTGTAAAACATAAGATAAGCCATCGTTTTCGTGCGTTAGAAAAGGCTAAAAAAATAATCCAGAAATATATTGAGAAACAAGCAGTAAGTTGA
- a CDS encoding group I intron-associated PD-(D/E)XK endonuclease: protein MHHTKEKADLGVAKTIADLVSKGHVPCVPLSEHQPYDLVVVLNEGAIVKLQVKYATLKQNGAIEVKFRTSWADKNGSHTRRYSEKEFDFYAIFCPEKDIVLYIPNSLNCPKTIRFDQTHNNQKKYVRWARDYLVIKGESSETKRHTPEMVKT, encoded by the coding sequence TTGCATCATACGAAAGAAAAAGCTGATTTAGGAGTAGCAAAAACTATCGCTGATTTAGTAAGTAAGGGCCACGTTCCTTGTGTTCCTTTATCTGAACATCAACCTTATGATTTAGTAGTTGTTTTGAATGAAGGGGCGATAGTAAAGTTACAAGTAAAATATGCTACCTTAAAACAGAATGGAGCAATTGAGGTAAAATTTAGAACAAGTTGGGCCGATAAAAATGGGTCCCATACCAGGAGATATAGTGAAAAAGAATTTGATTTTTACGCTATATTTTGTCCTGAGAAAGATATTGTTCTGTATATTCCTAACTCCTTAAATTGCCCAAAGACAATTCGTTTTGATCAAACTCATAATAACCAGAAAAAATACGTTAGATGGGCGAGAGATTATCTTGTAATAAAAGGGGAGTCCTCAGAGACTAAACGCCACACACCTGAAATGGTGAAGACATAG
- a CDS encoding M28 family peptidase encodes MKINKKVTRRFIDLVLIILCLLAVANSFTFGLNFTATKKRPKPKDARIAERLKAHVHKLSEEIGERNLDHYPKLEQAAEYIARKLEYYDYTVKFQEYFLEGKAVKNIVARKKGSVLPDGIIVVGAHYDTVATPGADDNASGVAVVLELARILVNSPTSRSIEFCFFTCEEDPFFKTELMGSRLFVRLARAEAKNIRYAVIFDMVGYYTDKMNSQRYFPLITGLFLPNRGNFISVFSNSRSSGLSSFLIKSFQRNSRFPIVLLATNFDPTIDFSDHWAFWKEGYPTVMVSDTSSLRNNKYHTNADTWDTLDFDSMACVVEGFSVSLLELANRKQ; translated from the coding sequence GTGAAAATTAATAAAAAAGTAACGCGCAGGTTTATAGATTTAGTACTTATTATTTTGTGCTTACTGGCGGTAGCGAATTCTTTTACTTTTGGATTAAATTTTACTGCTACAAAGAAAAGGCCGAAGCCAAAGGATGCCCGGATTGCAGAAAGGCTAAAGGCGCATGTGCATAAACTTTCTGAGGAGATAGGAGAGCGTAATCTTGATCATTATCCGAAGCTGGAACAGGCGGCAGAATATATCGCAAGAAAACTTGAATATTACGACTATACAGTTAAATTTCAGGAATATTTTTTAGAGGGCAAGGCAGTAAAGAATATTGTTGCCCGGAAAAAAGGATCAGTTTTGCCTGATGGAATCATTGTTGTGGGCGCGCATTATGATACTGTTGCTACTCCCGGAGCGGATGATAATGCAAGCGGCGTTGCCGTAGTTTTAGAGTTAGCCCGGATCTTAGTAAATAGCCCTACTTCAAGAAGTATAGAGTTTTGTTTTTTTACCTGCGAAGAGGATCCGTTTTTTAAGACGGAGCTTATGGGCAGCCGGTTATTTGTCCGATTAGCCCGCGCCGAAGCAAAGAATATCAGGTATGCTGTGATTTTTGATATGGTAGGTTATTACACGGATAAAATGAATTCTCAAAGATACTTTCCTTTAATAACTGGTTTGTTTCTCCCGAACAGAGGGAATTTTATCTCCGTATTCTCTAATTCCCGGTCCAGCGGTTTGAGTAGTTTCCTTATAAAATCTTTCCAGAGGAATTCTCGATTCCCCATTGTATTGTTAGCAACTAATTTTGACCCTACTATAGATTTCAGCGACCACTGGGCATTTTGGAAAGAGGGTTATCCTACGGTGATGGTAAGCGATACGAGTTCTCTTAGAAATAATAAATACCATACTAATGCCGATACATGGGATACGCTGGATTTTGATAGCATGGCTTGCGTGGTAGAGGGGTTTAGCGTTTCATTGCTTGAATTAGCTAACCGTAAGCAATAA
- a CDS encoding efflux RND transporter periplasmic adaptor subunit yields the protein MYSKVDSNKILFVIFFAGVSSLFLTITGCGKQGERPAYKPEVAVVEMRPERVVITTELPGRTTAFLTDEIRPQINGLIQKRLFTEGSEIKAGQVLYQIDPAPFQAAFDKAKANLPALRLKVDRYKEALVEKAVSQQEFDDADASLKQAEAEMEMARINLNYTKIVSPIAGRIGASSVTDGDIVTAYQPVALATIQQLDPIYVDIPQSTAELLRLRNSLEGGHLKHDIENQNKVKLILEDGTVYSSEGVLQFQDVTVDPTTGSVILRVIFQNPKSVLLPGMFVRAIITEGVNENAILVPQQGVSRNPKGEALALIVNAEDKVEQRILVLDRAIGDKWLVTSGLNPGDKVIVEGIQKVRPGSSVKVISFDTGSEK from the coding sequence ATGTACAGCAAAGTGGATTCCAATAAAATATTATTCGTTATCTTTTTTGCAGGTGTTTCGTCTCTGTTTTTGACGATAACTGGGTGTGGGAAGCAAGGCGAAAGGCCTGCGTATAAACCTGAAGTGGCTGTGGTAGAGATGCGTCCTGAACGGGTAGTTATTACGACTGAATTACCCGGACGAACAACTGCTTTTCTTACTGATGAAATCCGTCCCCAGATTAATGGCCTTATCCAGAAGCGTTTGTTCACGGAAGGTTCTGAAATCAAGGCAGGACAAGTGCTCTATCAGATTGATCCTGCTCCGTTCCAAGCGGCGTTTGATAAAGCTAAGGCTAACTTGCCTGCTCTGCGGTTGAAAGTTGATCGTTACAAGGAAGCACTCGTTGAAAAAGCAGTCAGTCAGCAGGAATTTGATGATGCGGATGCGTCTTTGAAACAGGCAGAAGCAGAAATGGAAATGGCGCGTATCAATCTTAATTATACAAAAATTGTTTCTCCGATTGCAGGGCGAATCGGGGCTTCCAGCGTAACTGATGGTGATATTGTGACAGCATATCAACCTGTGGCTCTTGCGACTATTCAGCAGTTGGATCCTATATATGTTGATATTCCTCAATCAACTGCAGAATTACTGCGGCTTAGAAATAGTTTGGAGGGTGGGCATCTAAAACATGATATTGAGAATCAGAATAAGGTAAAGCTTATCCTTGAAGATGGCACAGTATATTCTTCGGAAGGCGTGCTTCAGTTTCAGGATGTTACAGTGGACCCGACAACTGGTTCAGTTATCTTACGGGTAATTTTTCAAAATCCAAAAAGCGTTCTATTGCCGGGTATGTTCGTTCGGGCGATTATCACCGAAGGCGTTAATGAAAATGCTATTCTTGTTCCGCAGCAGGGGGTTTCACGTAACCCGAAAGGCGAAGCCCTTGCATTGATCGTAAATGCTGAGGATAAGGTTGAGCAACGCATACTTGTGCTTGATCGAGCTATCGGAGATAAATGGCTTGTTACTTCAGGGCTTAATCCTGGCGATAAAGTAATTGTTGAGGGAATACAAAAAGTTAGGCCTGGATCTTCGGTAAAGGTTATTTCATTTGACACTGGAAGTGAAAAATAA
- a CDS encoding glycine zipper domain-containing protein → MKRIFGGFVAVIFCVAALTGCSTKGGTGAIVGGGLGALAGNLIGSNVAGTLIGAGVGAGVGYLIGNEMDKDKAKKMQQVSEDELKPLSGTAWQVIKISPQPKEPVVSTVVRFNPDGTAVTTKTHEDGKIEKTTEKYRIVGDTLIFNNDGYIVNDKFSLSDATLEIFAEKHSITLQKI, encoded by the coding sequence ATGAAGCGAATCTTTGGCGGGTTTGTTGCGGTAATTTTTTGCGTTGCAGCTTTAACTGGTTGTTCTACTAAAGGCGGAACCGGAGCTATTGTCGGCGGAGGGCTGGGAGCTTTGGCAGGAAATTTGATTGGAAGTAATGTAGCTGGAACTCTAATCGGCGCAGGAGTAGGTGCTGGAGTCGGATATCTTATCGGTAACGAAATGGATAAAGACAAAGCTAAGAAAATGCAGCAAGTTTCTGAAGATGAATTAAAGCCGCTTTCCGGGACAGCCTGGCAGGTGATTAAGATTAGCCCGCAGCCCAAGGAACCGGTTGTTTCAACGGTGGTGCGTTTTAATCCTGACGGAACAGCGGTTACAACCAAGACTCATGAGGACGGTAAGATTGAGAAAACTACGGAAAAATACAGGATTGTCGGAGATACTCTGATTTTTAATAATGATGGGTATATTGTTAATGATAAATTCAGCTTATCCGACGCAACCTTGGAGATATTTGCGGAAAAACACAGCATAACTTTACAGAAGATTTAA
- a CDS encoding TetR/AcrR family transcriptional regulator, whose amino-acid sequence MVPFNRKERDKLLRQSDILKAAERVFAAKGYYKTTIQDIAKEAQYAVGTIYQYFTDKEILYLELIERKLGDLITEVKKEVDKTGDTKEKIKVLVRQQLTYFEKNFDFFKIYFSERGGLRWVIKDRISKTSVDRFVKYIDYIAELLKDAQEKSLIRKDLESEKLAYVLISMLNAVIIPCFKGISKTEKIIDMTDFILQVFFKGVEPG is encoded by the coding sequence ATGGTTCCATTTAACAGAAAAGAAAGAGACAAGTTGTTGCGTCAAAGCGATATATTAAAGGCTGCTGAACGTGTTTTTGCCGCAAAAGGATATTATAAAACCACAATTCAGGATATAGCTAAAGAGGCTCAGTATGCTGTGGGGACAATTTATCAGTATTTTACGGATAAGGAAATTTTATATTTAGAGCTTATTGAAAGAAAATTAGGAGATTTAATAACGGAAGTAAAAAAAGAAGTGGATAAAACAGGAGACACTAAAGAGAAGATTAAGGTTTTGGTGCGCCAGCAATTGACGTATTTTGAAAAGAATTTTGATTTCTTTAAGATTTATTTCTCAGAAAGAGGCGGGCTTCGTTGGGTGATCAAAGACAGGATTTCAAAGACCTCGGTTGACAGGTTTGTGAAATACATAGATTACATTGCTGAATTACTCAAAGATGCGCAAGAGAAATCTTTGATCAGGAAGGATTTAGAATCAGAAAAATTAGCGTATGTATTAATTTCAATGTTAAACGCGGTTATTATCCCTTGTTTTAAAGGAATAAGCAAAACAGAAAAAATAATTGATATGACAGATTTTATCCTTCAAGTTTTTTTTAAAGGGGTGGAACCGGGATAG
- a CDS encoding efflux RND transporter permease subunit — protein MISKFFLERPVFAWVIAIVIMVLGLLAIYTLPIAQYPPVAPPSIRIGGFYTGASAETVENSVTQIIEQQMTGLDRMLYMSSSSDSSGMSSIELTFAPGTDPDIAWTKVQNKLQLAMPRLPDSVQRRGITVQKSTRNYLIIVGLVSEDGSMNEVDLRDYLSSVIQPVIARVPGVGEAEAMGGEYAMRIWFDPKKLTSYGLTVEDVIRALQDYNVEVSGGQFGGAPAIKGQRLNASIIVQSLLKTPEEFVNVPIRINPDGSTIRVKDIGRAELGSDISDTKVFFNKGQPSSAIAIRQEPGANALKTVDAIKAKMEELSRYFPQGVKATYPYDTTPFTRVAIKEVAKTLVVAIILVFLVMYLFMGNIRATLIPTIAVPVVLLGTFGVLALFGYSINMLTMFAMVLAIGLLVDDAIVVVENVERLMSEEGLLPREAAAKSMEQITPALIGIGLVLSAVFGPMAFFSGSTGIIYRQFSVTVIASMLLSVVVALVLSPVLCASILKPVPKGHQPAEGGIAILRPFFSWFDKNFFKTRDFYIRLVGRSFNQSKRYIFYYFLIVAVMLFVFLRMPTGYLPDEDQGVMLIMCNLPSGSTLEQSEKVMEKVRQYFVDNEKEAVESILTISGMNHSGHGQNTGMAFIKLKDWDLRNKPELKSDAVSNRAMMEFLSYKEAMIFAFSPPAIVELGSSKGFEFELLDRGGAGHEKLMEARNQLLGMAYKDPRLTRVRANGLDDVAQYKIDLDWDKAGSLGVSVASIQNTISTTFGSAYVNDFIKDGRIKHVDIQADAPYRMLPDDLKNLYVRNTKGKMVPYSAFATGHWVFGSPRLERYNGFPSINISGEAAKGKSSGEAMNVMEELAAKLPREFGYDWTGLSYQERQAGAQVGPLYAFSILIIFLCVAALYESWSIPIVNMLMLPLGVFGATLLTSLRGMPNDVYFQIGFLTTLGLSTKNAILIIQFAQQRLEHKEELVAATLGAVKTRFRPVIMTSLAFFFGVLPLAISTGAGAGAQNAIGTAVVGGMLSATFIDLIFIPLFFIIVTRFFANKGKLQTVKEK, from the coding sequence ATGATATCAAAATTTTTTCTTGAGCGTCCTGTTTTCGCCTGGGTAATTGCCATTGTTATAATGGTGCTCGGGCTTTTGGCAATTTATACTTTGCCTATTGCTCAATATCCCCCTGTTGCTCCGCCATCAATCAGAATCGGTGGTTTTTATACCGGTGCTTCGGCGGAAACAGTGGAAAATAGCGTTACGCAGATTATTGAACAGCAGATGACCGGTTTGGATAGGATGCTTTATATGTCTAGCAGTAGTGATTCTTCCGGTATGTCTTCCATTGAATTGACATTTGCTCCGGGTACTGATCCGGACATTGCCTGGACCAAGGTACAAAATAAACTTCAGTTGGCAATGCCACGCCTTCCTGATTCAGTGCAACGCAGGGGAATAACAGTCCAGAAATCCACCAGGAATTATCTGATAATTGTAGGGCTTGTTTCTGAAGACGGCAGTATGAACGAAGTTGATTTGCGTGATTACTTAAGCAGCGTTATACAGCCGGTAATCGCGCGTGTGCCCGGAGTTGGCGAAGCAGAGGCAATGGGCGGTGAATATGCAATGCGTATCTGGTTTGATCCTAAAAAACTGACTAGTTACGGATTGACAGTGGAAGATGTTATTCGGGCATTGCAAGATTATAATGTTGAAGTTTCCGGCGGGCAATTCGGCGGCGCTCCTGCTATAAAGGGACAGCGTTTAAATGCTTCTATTATTGTACAGAGTTTGCTTAAAACTCCTGAAGAGTTTGTCAATGTTCCTATTCGTATCAATCCGGATGGTTCAACTATCCGTGTTAAGGATATTGGCCGTGCCGAATTGGGTAGCGATATTTCCGATACAAAAGTATTTTTTAATAAAGGACAGCCTTCCTCAGCTATTGCAATTCGTCAAGAGCCGGGAGCTAACGCACTTAAGACTGTTGATGCAATCAAAGCAAAAATGGAAGAGTTGAGCCGTTATTTTCCGCAAGGCGTAAAGGCAACATATCCTTACGATACTACTCCTTTTACCCGTGTAGCTATAAAAGAGGTAGCTAAGACTTTAGTTGTTGCGATTATTTTGGTTTTTCTGGTTATGTATTTGTTCATGGGCAATATTCGCGCAACGCTTATTCCGACAATCGCAGTGCCGGTGGTCTTGTTGGGCACTTTTGGGGTGTTAGCATTGTTTGGGTATTCAATTAATATGTTGACGATGTTTGCCATGGTTTTGGCTATCGGGCTTTTGGTGGATGATGCTATTGTTGTTGTAGAGAATGTGGAAAGGCTTATGAGCGAGGAGGGGCTTTTGCCTCGGGAGGCCGCTGCTAAATCTATGGAGCAGATTACCCCTGCGTTAATCGGTATTGGTTTAGTGCTTTCAGCGGTATTTGGCCCGATGGCATTTTTCTCGGGATCCACAGGTATTATTTACCGGCAGTTTTCAGTAACCGTTATTGCTTCAATGCTTCTTTCAGTAGTCGTGGCCTTGGTTTTATCTCCGGTTCTCTGCGCTTCAATTCTAAAGCCAGTGCCAAAAGGGCATCAGCCTGCAGAGGGTGGTATTGCGATTTTGCGCCCTTTCTTCAGTTGGTTCGATAAGAATTTCTTTAAGACCCGCGATTTTTACATACGGCTGGTTGGACGCTCGTTTAACCAGAGTAAACGGTATATCTTTTACTATTTTTTAATCGTCGCAGTGATGTTGTTTGTTTTCTTAAGGATGCCTACAGGTTATCTGCCGGATGAAGACCAGGGGGTAATGTTGATTATGTGTAATTTACCTTCGGGATCAACGCTTGAACAGTCTGAGAAGGTGATGGAAAAAGTCCGACAGTATTTTGTAGACAATGAAAAAGAAGCAGTTGAGTCTATTTTAACGATTTCCGGTATGAATCATTCCGGCCACGGGCAAAATACCGGTATGGCATTTATTAAGCTTAAGGATTGGGATTTGCGTAATAAGCCAGAGCTTAAATCTGACGCTGTATCAAATCGCGCCATGATGGAATTTCTTTCATATAAAGAGGCGATGATTTTTGCTTTTTCTCCACCGGCCATCGTTGAATTGGGTAGTTCAAAAGGTTTTGAGTTTGAGTTGTTGGATCGAGGCGGCGCCGGGCATGAGAAATTGATGGAAGCCCGTAATCAACTTCTTGGCATGGCATACAAGGATCCACGTCTTACTCGCGTGCGAGCTAACGGGCTCGATGATGTTGCTCAATATAAAATAGATTTGGATTGGGATAAGGCGGGAAGTTTGGGTGTTTCTGTTGCTTCTATCCAGAATACAATTTCTACTACCTTTGGCAGCGCTTATGTCAATGATTTTATTAAAGATGGCAGGATTAAACATGTGGATATCCAGGCTGACGCGCCTTACCGCATGCTTCCGGATGATTTGAAAAATCTTTATGTGCGGAATACAAAAGGCAAGATGGTGCCTTATTCTGCTTTTGCTACGGGCCACTGGGTCTTTGGGTCTCCGAGGCTGGAGCGTTACAATGGTTTTCCGTCTATCAATATCTCGGGTGAAGCTGCAAAAGGAAAAAGTTCCGGAGAGGCGATGAATGTTATGGAGGAGCTTGCTGCGAAACTGCCTCGCGAATTCGGCTATGATTGGACAGGGCTTTCTTATCAGGAGAGGCAAGCCGGTGCCCAGGTAGGCCCGCTTTACGCTTTTTCCATCTTGATTATCTTTTTGTGTGTTGCGGCATTATACGAAAGCTGGTCGATTCCTATTGTTAATATGTTGATGTTGCCACTGGGTGTTTTTGGAGCGACGCTGTTAACTTCGTTACGCGGAATGCCAAACGATGTTTACTTCCAGATTGGGTTTCTTACTACCTTGGGTTTGTCCACTAAAAATGCTATCCTGATTATTCAGTTTGCACAGCAGCGCTTGGAGCATAAAGAAGAACTTGTTGCGGCAACCCTGGGAGCGGTAAAAACCAGATTCCGTCCGGTTATAATGACTTCATTGGCTTTCTTTTTCGGAGTCTTGCCTTTAGCTATATCTACTGGCGCAGGGGCAGGGGCACAGAATGCGATTGGAACAGCAGTTGTCGGAGGTATGCTCTCTGCTACATTTATTGATCTTATTTTTATTCCGCTATTTTTTATCATTGTAACCCGTTTTTTCGCAAATAAGGGTAAGTTGCAAACTGTAAAAGAAAAATAA
- a CDS encoding tetratricopeptide repeat protein translates to MSFRKVCFLVSLLVLCSKFCFAQELIPKEAADYYVKGVQEQKAGNFDAANMNYQKTLLMDPNNTKWNKFILNNRGVMFAQSGDLETAEKAFKEVLRMDPDYTPAKLNLGLIIDKRRSKCESLEYWAKVFNLEKRKPRELFVDEGLPKAKK, encoded by the coding sequence ATGTCCTTTAGAAAAGTTTGTTTCTTAGTCAGCTTATTGGTTTTATGCAGTAAATTTTGTTTCGCTCAAGAACTAATTCCTAAAGAGGCAGCCGATTATTACGTTAAGGGAGTCCAAGAGCAAAAAGCAGGTAATTTTGATGCTGCGAATATGAATTACCAGAAAACTCTCTTAATGGACCCTAATAATACAAAATGGAATAAGTTTATTCTCAATAATCGCGGAGTAATGTTTGCACAGAGCGGAGATTTGGAAACTGCGGAGAAAGCATTTAAAGAAGTTTTGCGTATGGACCCAGATTATACTCCTGCAAAGCTAAATCTTGGTTTAATCATTGATAAACGTAGAAGTAAGTGTGAATCTTTGGAGTATTGGGCTAAAGTTTTTAATTTAGAGAAGCGGAAACCTCGGGAATTGTTCGTTGATGAAGGTCTCCCGAAAGCTAAAAAATAG